The DNA segment TTGTGCATTTGCATCTCCGTCACACCTTTAATTGTGAGCATCACGTGATTGCATTAATTCAATTAATTGGTTACCTCTCAACTATATGGTTACAAGGAAATGATTATAGTATCGACATACAACTAGTGCCTAGTGGGgagtataattttataatagggAATCTCAAATGACCTGCATGAAATGGACTTTTCAACGGTTACTAGCCAATGAAGTGATATCGGAATTACTGTTCCGGGTCACAGAGAAGACGGTGGAAGACTTTAGAACAGTCAATGGAGCGACCTTGTTGGCCTGAGCCGGAACCTGGTTCACGCCGGAAAATGTTGCTGCCGATCGAAATCGGGCTTTGGGCCCAGCAAAAGAAATTCATGCTTCTagtcaataatttataattatattttagctACTTGTTTTCAAAAATTGTTTAGTCTAGTGGTAAAGTTTTTAATAGCAAAAGAAAGTTGTAAAAGTAAATGTCAGTTTTGTATTTCCAACCCATGTGTAATTATTTAAGTGATTTTAGAACACCTTTCTCGAAAAAATGATGATTTTCAAATGAGAATGAAAAACTCATGAGAACTACAGAAAAACATTTATCTTCTATAGATTGAATATTATCTTTGAAATTGTTGGGcgtgttatgtttttttttctattctaCAATTCCAATGGTTTTAAATGAATTGGAGATGGATTAGGCGTCGACGGCCACACGAATCATGATTAGAAACTTTTTGTAAGTGATTAGAAAATTTCTTGAATCGGCGTCGACCATTAATCGTAAAATTGCTGGACCATAGATTCTGCCACGTCGCACAAGCCCGTTATCTTATCCCATATCAACTTGCGAGACGGTAGCCCTCTTTTAGCCCTTCATTTATTTAGACTCTAAGTTCATGTGTCAAAGGTATGCATCGGTATTGGGGGTCTCAATCGAATTTTAGTTTAATTCGATCAAGTTTTAGTTTTTCAAATTTATCAAAACCAGTCACATTCGGATTATATAAAACTTTGGTTCATGACCAATTCAGGTTTTATAGAATTCAAGTTGaagttagtaaatcttcaaagaaccgatAAAACCTGATGTAATTTTGGGTTTGGGTCCAATCGAttcttcggtttaaaagtaTCTGATTTGTACTtgttttgtaaccaaaacataagtataATCGATTCTTCGGTTTTAAAGTACATGATTTGTATATagtttgtaaccaaaacattagtaaaatcgattcaaaaaataagaaaggaacatcaaacatgatcattcaaaatcaaatgaaaggtaaacatagttattaatagaaataaagccaaataaatgaaaacataaaacgaaaaccaaaatctcatgaaataaaaaatattattcaatgaaaacaaaactaaaatctaaaaacttcaaactttaaCCGCCACATTCAACCATCAAATttcatgtaataaataattattttagatgttcaataatatcttagtgtattttggatacatattatgaattgagatcatgtttggtacaaatctttttttgaaattttgaatgtttttgattcTATCGGATATCTATTTAGGTTTCAATCCGGTTCAGATAATATACATAACCTAAAATGCCATAAACAAAATCCATTTAGTATTTATATTAGGTTCAGATCGAttcagattcatttttatcgggtCGGGTTCAGTTCAAATTATTTGCAGAGCCCTAATAGAGGGGAAACAAAAGCATACTTTCTTTTGAAATCATACTTTATTAATCTTATTGTTTCACTGCAAATCACGAAACgaaatcaaatcaatttttggGTTTTGTATTCAAGAGAAGTTTCTAACTTTTCCGTTATAATAAAAGGGGATACTTAAACTTTACATACagaaaattctttaaattaataatgttataataatctataaagttattaatttaaagaattctttttttttgtgtttttttaaaatattttttatttgatagaaGGAAAGAAtcttttatttcataatatttttatattatgttgaaattttatagaattgaatattatctttttttatgaaattatttgatagattttatgTATGTTGAATACATATATATGGAAATATACAAATgagtttttatatgtttttatttcaaatttattactTTAGTTTGAAAGGACCCGAACATTGAAGCCCGTCCAACATTCAATAaagaaatactaaaatattgatATGAAAAATAGAAATTAGAAATACAGTTTATTTTGAAGATTGATAAACAATAAActgttttatttatgtatatataaaatttatatgtatcgtaattattaatgtataatttcAGTGAGACCATATATTTAGCTAGGAGTTTTCTAAATACtattaacttattattttatcgaattCATATTTTACACCAGTTCAATTTAGgaccaaaaaaatttattaatttatcgaatattaatttatagagttttcaTTGTATAATGAGTACTAGTttctgactttttttttgtttgaaacagCTAGTTCCTAGCGCTTCAGATTGTAAGTCCGACCATTCCAAAGTTATTTGTTCTCTcaaatgatttttgatatttaaatGGCTACTTGTCCCCAAATTATAACAGAAAACAAGTTGCAAATGTATAACGGGTCGAGCAATCAAAGATTCAAAATTCAAGGACCACTTGTTCATATCATAAGATCCACTTGTAAGACATTAACCACTTGTTCAAAACGAAGCTTGGCTATTGAAAAACTGAAAGCCTTTTATACCAATATGGATAAATCTGTAAGCGGGTTAGGTTATTCGTAGTCGGCTCGACTGGTATAGAAAATAATACTTGTGCACAATTAATATTAGAAGTCAACCAACACTTCATCATCACTACTAAAAGTTGATGATATAGTTTTGCAACATCATTTGTTGTCCTACCACGTATGTTTTGTAGATTTATCCAACAAATGATAAGTATCCAAGACTATGTAAGACTCGGCTAAATACTTTTCAAAGAAAATACTTTTAGGTTTCTGTAATTGTTTTCCATAGGAGTATGCAACAACGTagtagcaatttttttttttgacacatCGTAATAGcactttttattatgtttttttttttgaaaaaacattgGCTCCAGGTGATTTCAGGAACACTGCAGCACATTTTTAGTAGGAGAAAGTCAGAGCATTTGGACCGTTCACGTTCACCTCTTAACTCCTGTTCTTCCAATGACCATGTAGCACAAATAAATGAATGGTTTCATGTAAAATGTTATGAACAACATTTAACCTTAAAAGTTGAAGCCTTCCAAATTCTTATCAGCCCACCTAGATATAACATTGGGGGTGTCCTTGAGCTCTGGTCAGAACAACACATTTTTTCAGTTTGTTTATGATGAATTTGCATTCTATACTCAATACACCGAAACAGACTTCTAGTCCAAGAGATTTGAGAACAACTTAGTTATTTAATCTGCAATCATGAAAAGCATCATTTAAACTTCCAAAATCATACAAACTTGTAGAATAATTAAGTACGATGTTTCTAGGTCAAGTGATTCTTCAAGATGACGAGATTGTTATCATTTTGCTCAACTATTAGAAATAATGAGTTCAACCAAGTAACAATAATGGACGAGGATTACTTAAAATTAGCAGTTGTTAAGCTTAGAGACAAAGTgtgcagaaaaagaaaaagcttAGAGACAAGTAATTggtgtatacatatgtcataaGCGAGTACATTTtcgggaaaaaaaaataaaaaggtcaACGGAAAAAAGAGAAGATTCGACAAGTTAATTGGACTCCAATACttaataaattagtttaattGTGGACTCTGGATCATATAGAAAAATACCACAAAATGATCAGCCAACCTGCAATCTTACCAATCAATTATCCGCCCCTAAACACAACCAAATTTAAAGTGTTTCACCGTTGATTAGAAGTGTTAGATTATGGTTGCAAAGCTACAACTGAGAAATAACTTTAACTTAGGTGCAAATGGAGAAACTTTGAAGCTTGATACACAATTTGAGCTATTTCAAGTATGGATGGAAACAAATCTGGAGCAGCTGTTTCAATCTTGTCAGGATTGGAAGCTCGACAATTTTTTTGGGTGAACCGGGAAAACACCTTATCTCTCCTCCTACAGATTAAAAAAATGAGATACATTACAATTAAAGAATCTTATCGTAGCTTAGTAAGGTCTTGGATTGTTCTGTCTACCAATTAAGATGTTAatcttccccccccccccccccccccccccaaagaAGTGATGCTTTGAGTACAATTAAACCAATACAACTTGCATGGACTTGTACTTTTGTTATTGATAAATTGGTAAGATAatcctacttttttttttgcaaacatgATAATCCTACTTTTCTAACGTCAATATGTAAATATGCGCTATGGATGTGAAACAATAAGAAATGAGGTAGATAATCAATCACGTTTCGGCTTTAGTCTCCACTCTCCATCACCATGGTACGTGGATTATATAACAAAACCATGTTCTTAATTAAAGATTTAGTCACCTTATTAATGAGGTAAAAAGATGCTACACCTTTTCTGCAAGGCCTGTAAGGTGTAACATACGTTTTTCTGAAAAGTAAATTTAATAACTCCTAAAATGAAATTGAAATAGCCAATAAACATCAAACTCCCTTTTTCTTGTACCATAACCAGCGGGCAATTTTTTTACACGCGTATCCTgttgtttgttttcttcttaaaaGCAAAACCGTAACGTTTGTAATTTGCTTTGGAACAAGAGTTAGGAGCTATGTAGAACTTAGGCTCTACTGAATACTGTATTTTTACAAGTAAAGTTACAGTCCAATCCGTATAGCTTCCCTAAAATCAGGACTAAAAGGACGCTTTGGTGAAACAAAAAGAGGCATTATAGGCACTACGTGCTGAACATGAACATAGCAGTTTTGCCTCGTGTGTAATTCACGTGCCACTGAATTATTTTttctcaatatttttattttaataaatatcaaaacTTCTTTTGGTTTGTTTATTGAGTTTTGTCGGTATCATCTCTGGGTGGTTCTCGTGCATGTCTCCCACTTTTCATCTCCAAAGTTTCCTCGTATCTCCACCCCTCTGGACCTCTGCTAACACTCAATTACCTAAATATCCCTCACATTTATAATCTTCTTTTATGTGctttaatttgaaatttgaaaactaGTTTACGTTGCATAGACTCGTGAGCACGTAATTTTGAGCATATAGATAAAGGTGAGTGGTAAAAATTGTTTCACGTAACCCAGCGATGATATGATGAGGATTGACATACGATGATGTGAAGATTAAAGAAGTGGGCTTGATTGAGTGAGACGTAATTGCGAATATAGATAAAGGTGAGTGGTAAAGTTCGTAATATTGAAATGCATGGAGGGCAAATTCCAAAGAAGGAAAAAGtggaagaaagaaagagatatTGGCATTCCCGAAGAAGGAACTCCCCAACTTTTGCCAAAACAAAATGCCAACTTCACTGAAACACACAACCTCCTTTCCACCACCATTTCTtggtcttttcttctttttggtaACACTAAAacagttaaaaaaaatgaaaacttataaataaaaatacaaatctctagttaaaaataatagtttgtcGAGAAAGTAATCGTATTAAAAATCTTTGTTTTAAATCAATGTCATAAAGCCTGGAATGCACCAGTTTTTTCCACCACTTTCTCCAAGAAACGCAAAAGATTAAAATTATACCAACTCACTTTAATTTATGACTCAGTAGTAACTTCTTCCTTATAAATACAAATTGTCCACAACTTCTCTGAGTTCCACTTCCAAGGAAACTCACAAACACACTTCATGCCTTTGAATGTCGCTTATAAAGATATTATAAAGGGATAATGAGAATCAGCTGTAATGGGTGTAGAGTCCTACGCAAGGGTTGCAACCAAGATTGCACCATAAGACCATGTCTTCAATGGATCAAATCCGCAGACTCCCAAGCCAATGCCACACTCTTCCTTGCCAAGTTCTATGGTCGAGCCGGTCTCCTTAACCTCATCGAATCTGGTCCTGACCATCTTCGTCCCGGTACACACTCTAAAATCAAAATCTTCCTTTGAATTATCCTTTTCATTCATAACGTTCACTGAATTATCTAACAATGCATTTGGGATTAGATTCTGTTACATGCACACACACATCACTTCTAAAGtgagatttttattttcattttctgttTAATTTCATAACcttggttgtgttttttttttgtaatctctAGCAATATTTAGGTCACTTTTGTACGAAGCGTGTGGACGGATCGTGAACCCTGTGGATGGTTCTGTGGGTCTGATGTGGTCTGGAAACTGGGCCCAGTGCCAAGCAGCCGTTGATGCCATTCTCAACGGCTTACCCATCACTCACACGCCTCTCCCCAGTGCATCCTCGTCGCACCAGATCATTCCTCCTCACAGGACATACGACATACGCCACGTGGCGAAAGATCCAACAACAGGAGGCGACAGTTCGGAGAGTCTGGCCCTTGCCCCACGTGTTAACGGTAACAAGGCGAAGACACAAACTGGCCGGTTAAAACGCCTAGCAGAGACCGTGGACTACCAACTAGGTGAATGTAGTCACGACACGTGGCAGCTCCAGTGTTCTGGTGCAACGCATGGCTATGGTCAGTTGGCGTTGAAGAACGTGGCGAATCGAAGGGAAGATCCATTAAACCAAAGCTCGAATCTTGGGTGTGATGATCAAGTCGATACCAACGAGGTTGGCTTAGAGCTCAGACTTGGTTAGAAGCTAAAAGGACAAAAAAATGAGAGCATAATTATTATCGTAACTGTCGTTTTCATTAATAGTTTCACTTTCTGCTTACAATGGGAAAAGTTCAAGAGACGCAAATGAAACTTGAGCTACTCTGGCttgtatgtattttaatttgatattaATGTAAAATCAATATGTGATAGAGGTCCTGAGTTTCGACGTGTTATATAGTAATTGTAGAATAGTGACTATCGTTATTTTATAGGTTTAATTAGTTTATCTCAACGAACGccactaaaataataatttattttgatattattatctTCTTGCATAtgcaaaaaggaaaaggaagtattagtataaaatatttcacCTAAGGAAATAGAATCAATCACCTTAATTCGTTTAAAAGTGAATCGAATTGAAATGGATCCCTGCCAGCCAGCTCAAAGGGAACGACACTGTCAGGTTGTTTTCGAGACTTGGGAAAATCAACAACAATTAAAAGAATATCCTTGAATGATGTATGACAAATATTTTGATTCCATACACATCTGGtaacttttctttttgaacAACCCTTTTAATGTGACTTCATAAGTGACAAATGGTACGTAGGCATCTCTATGTGGGCCTCCAGAGTTGCGAGAAAAACATTCTGAAAGAAATATAGTCCAATGGGCCTTTCACGCTTACATATCGTGGACAGAACCACGTATAAACAATGAACCACCCACTTGATAAAATATcggcaaaagagagagagaaaaagcaCGATAGAGTGAGTCAACTACTCACCTTGTACTTCCCACAAATCTCACTTTATTAAAACCTTAATCCAAACAAACTCAAATCAGCATAGAGACAGAGAGATGTCAGAGTACCTGGTCACTGGAGGAACTGGTTTCATCGCTTCTTACATCATCAAATCACTCCTTGAACTCGGACACACAGTTCGAACCACTGTCCGAAACCCTCGTAAGATATatccttttattattatttatttatttcgaaTCTTTACCAGTaacttgattttgatttgtGTTTGAGAAGAGGATGAAGAGAAAGTAGGTTTCTTATGGGAACTGAAAGGAGCGAAAGAGAGGCTGAAGATGTTCAAAGCTGATCTAACGGTTGATGGAAGCTTTAACGAAGCAGTAAACGGCGTCGATGGAGTATTCCACACGGCTTCTCCTGTTCTTGTTCCACAGGATCACAACATTCAAGAAACGTTGGTTGATCCTATCATCAAGGGTACAACCAATGTTATGAACTCCTGTGCTAAGTCCAAAACCACTCTTAAAAGGATCGTTCTTACTTCTTCTTGCTCCTCGATACGGTACCGTTTCGACGCCACCAAAGCCTCTCCTCTCAACGAGTCGCATTGGAGTGACCCTGATTACTGCAAACGCTTCAACGTGAGAAAACatttatcgattttttttttgtaacacatttATTTGTTATCTATATAGAAAGAAAGAACTCTGCTGATGGTATGTGTGTGGTTTTGGATATATGTATTAGCTTTGGTACGCATATGCAAAGACTCTAGGTGAGAAAGAGGCTTGGAGAATAGCTGAAGAGAAAGGGTTAAACTTAGTGGTTGTGAATTCTTCCTTTGTGGTTGGTCCATTGCTTGGACCTAAACCCACAAGTACTCTTCTTTACATCCTCGCCATTGTCAAAGGTCTTGCTGGAGAGTATCCGAATTTAACGGTCGGGTTTGTGCACATAGACGATGTAGTTGCTGCACATGTGTTAGCCATGGAAGAGCCTAAAGCATCAGGGAGAATCGTATGTTCGAGTTCGGTTGCTCATTGGTCTGAGATCATTGTGTTGCTAAGAAACAAGTATCCTAATTACCCACTTGAGAGCAAGTAATATCTCACGTCTGCAAGATTACATAGTGGAGATCTCATTTGGTGGGTTGactgattttttgttttatttttcaggtGCAGTGACAAAGAAGGGGAGAATAATCCACATAGTATGGATACAAGGAAGATGCATGAATTGGGATTTGCATCATTCAAGTCATTGCCTGAGATGTTTGATGATTGTATCCGCAGTTTTCAGGAGAAGGGTCTGCTCTGATGATATTCCGTCTCTATTTATCTTTATTGTCGGTTGCTAGATCGTGATTGTGTAACCGATTGGTTCTAGTATAACAATAAAACTCAATAAGCTGGTTTAATCAATAGTTTGTTCAAATCTTGTTGTATTAAGCGTTAGCAAATGATCTTTAAGTGGTGGCTTTCTATTGTACATGATGGTTTTATAATCAAGTTAGTAATACGAAGGCAACATcttatttgaacttttttttctttttgaacagAATATCTTATTTGAACTAGGACAGATTTTTTACAGTCTCATTTAAGTGAAGAGAGGTTATTATCCCCATGATCCAAAAGTGGTTCATTGCTAGTAATAGCAACAATGAAAATTTCCATGTCTTAGCTTTCTTAAATGAAACTCCTCCCACCTTGAAGGGCTCAAATTAAATCGTACTCAGGCTAATGGGCCGAGAAACACATCTTTCAATAGAAAAGTTTTGTGCACTTCCAAGGACAATCCAATCCATAGAAACATCAAAGGTTTAAGAACTTCAATAGAAAAGTTTTGTACACTTCCAAGAACAATCCAAGACCCTCAATAGAAAATGCTAATGTTAAAGTCTTACATTGTGTATGAATGTGAATATACttttataaaaactaatataacATCACAAGATCCTCTACTTCATCACCTCGCATGTGCATCACAAAGCTCTCCTTCTTATGGTGTATCACGTGACTAAAACATGACACGCACGTACGGAGAAAAACAGTAAtactaatacttttttttttccatctattagtttttaataaaagacTAAGCCCAAAAGGGAAAGTCCACATACATTATACATTAGTCAAAAAGCCCAATACAAAGGGACAAAAAAACGAAATGGATCATGAGCCCAACCCATTAAACCGACCGTTCTATCGATCGCATCTAAACCAAACCGTTTCACCAAACGCCACGCGTCCCGCAAAAGCGTAAGGACGCCCACGTGTCACCCGATCACAACGCCGTGACCCACGCGTCGTTTCACCTCCACCGCTTCAGCCATCAGCCATCTCGAGATTCTACGCCGGAAAGCAAATCGACGGTGCACCGGAACTCACCAAACCACATAGGCATCACACCAGTAACACCATCCTCCAACATATTCTCAGACCTAAAGGTCACCACCAGACCAAACAGAGTACTCGCCACCGGAATCCACCGATTCCTCAACCACACCACCGAAAATCACCTCCAACAACTCTATTGAAGGTTCAGAAGATTCAGTAGTAAAATCACACCGTCCAGAGGACCCGAAATCGAAACCAAACCCATACCCCAAGAACTTCATATCACAACATCAAACTCCAACCATCACAAAAACCGGCAAAGAAGAACTGGAGAAGCTTCTTCTTCCCAGAAGCAAAGCCTGATGACCGGGAAACTAGATCGGAAAAGCTCCGACAGACCAAAGAAACCAAGCTTTCTCTCTCCTCTGTGTAAAAATTTTAGAGAGGGAACAGAGCTGAGAGAGAAGCTATTTTCGTTACTTTGTCCAGAATCT comes from the Brassica napus cultivar Da-Ae chromosome A7, Da-Ae, whole genome shotgun sequence genome and includes:
- the LOC106357166 gene encoding LOB domain-containing protein 42, translating into MRISCNGCRVLRKGCNQDCTIRPCLQWIKSADSQANATLFLAKFYGRAGLLNLIESGPDHLRPAIFRSLLYEACGRIVNPVDGSVGLMWSGNWAQCQAAVDAILNGLPITHTPLPSASSSHQIIPPHRTYDIRHVAKDPTTGGDSSESLALAPRVNGNKAKTQTGRLKRLAETVDYQLGECSHDTWQLQCSGATHGYGQLALKNVANRREDPLNQSSNLGCDDQVDTNEVGLELRLG
- the LOC125576297 gene encoding tetraketide alpha-pyrone reductase 2-like, which codes for MSEYLVTGGTGFIASYIIKSLLELGHTVRTTVRNPQDEEKVGFLWELKGAKERLKMFKADLTVDGSFNEAVNGVDGVFHTASPVLVPQDHNIQETLVDPIIKGTTNVMNSCAKSKTTLKRIVLTSSCSSIRYRFDATKASPLNESHWSDPDYCKRFNLWYAYAKTLGEKEAWRIAEEKGLNLVVVNSSFVVGPLLGPKPTSTLLYILAIVKGLAGEYPNLTVGFVHIDDVVAAHVLAMEEPKASGRIVCSSSVAHWSEIIVLLRNKYPNYPLESKCSDKEGENNPHSMDTRKMHELGFASFKSLPEMFDDCIRSFQEKGLL